TTGTGTAGTAAGTCATTGATGTTtgtctttatttaattttaggCAGATAGCAGTGCTAGTGATGGCCATCTATTGCAGCTCAGGTTTGGAATCTGAAACTCTAACTCTAATTTAGACACtgagcttttttctttttctcctgcATTTcctactttttttcttttgttcctttttaACTTGTCAACGATCTGTTGTTCCTTATAACATTAGATAATGTTACAAAACTTGTGTAGATTGCTCTTGTATTATCCTGGTAAATATATTTTAGAGTGTTCATATTCAGCATGTATCTGTGTATCATTTGTATCAAGGTTCAAGATTTCAGTTGCAACCAGGCTCGAAACCGAAATTTTTGGTCAAAATCTGTACAatttttgctgcaagtttcATTGAagggtttcgaggcccaaatgGCCAAACTAGGTACCAAAACTTCTTGGAAATCCTATTTTAGGTCCTCTAAACATAGTTGGTAGTTAAAATCCAGCCGCTTTTATCTCTGGTAGGAATATCACAGATAATATCATTCTTTGCCATGAGGTTGCTCTAGGTTTTGAGAGGCAGAATCATTGTCCTGCTGTTCTTCTGAAGCTTGATATCCATAaggcttttgattctcttaggTGGAATTATCTTAATCACCTTCTATACATAATGGACTTCCCACTAAACTTCATTCATTGGATCCATTTTTGTATCTCTAGTGCACATTTTTCAGTCCTTTTTAATGTCCCCTCAGGGTTTTTTTGAGTCCAAAAGGTGGGAATTCGTCAAGGCTGCTCTATATCTCCGTTATTGTTCTCCATTGCTATAGAAGGCCTGTCCAAGTGCTTGGAACTTAAAACTATGCATAATCTAATCCAAATGCAAGGCCCTGAAGATTACTCATTTAGTTTTTGTTGATGACCTTATGATTTTTTCCAATGCTTCCTCCTCTATTTCTTCAATAAAGGAAGTTTGGATACCTTCTCGGATATGTCTGATCTCGATATCAACCCTCTTAAATCCTTGACATTCTTCTTTAGGGTTTCTGATGATGTCAAAGCCAACTAAAAGACATCTTGGGTGTTCCTAAAGGTCATTTCCCTATTAAATATTTGGGTCTTCCTTTGATCTTTTTGAAATTGTTTGCTCATCATTGTTCCCCTATTTTAGATAGGTTTTAGAAGAGATTACAATTGTGAAAGAGTAAGATTCTTTCTTTTGTGGGCCATCTTGAGCTCATCGGATCAGTTATGGAAAATTCATTTATCTATCAGTCTGGTGTTTGTGGGTTTCTGACCTCCATCATTTCTAAGATTGAATCTGTAATGTCCTCTTTCTCTTGGAAGCGCAGGAAAACCTAATTTCCTTCATCCTACTAGTTGGGCAAAAGTTTGCCTTCCAAAAAATGAAGGTAGATTGGGACTGTTTAGAGTAAAGGAATCCAATATTGTAAGCATCGTAAGTTCATAACACTTATTTGGAAAATAGTGTTTAGAAAGAAAAGCATTTGGATTGACTGGGTATACTCAAGATATTTGAAGtcagattccatttggactgacACATTCCCAACTGATATGTCCTGGGCTTGGAGAAAAATTCTAAAATATATACACCTTGTTAGTGATGTCATTCATTCAAGCATTGATGATGGATATGATACTTATATGTCGCTTGATAACTGACATCCTAATGGTGTCCTTATTTCCAGATATGGGGATCGATAAGATATGATGTTGGATAATAGGATGGCCAAGGTCTCTTACATTATCCAGGATGGTTATTGGTATCCAGGGCCTAGTGTTTCCAATAACTTGATTGAGGTTTGGTCTAATCTGTCTTCTGCAATGTTGAGGCCAAAGGGGTGGGTGGTGATTTAGTTCTATGGCTTCCAAATTCTTCTAAGAAATTAATCTTTGCTTCTCCCCATTCGTTCTGCTAGCCCAAACACTTTAAGGAATAGACGTCTTGCCACTTGTTGGGTCCTTCCTCTTATTTCTCCCCCATCCCCGGTGTTTGAAGTATCATCTTTGTATTGGTTTTTCTGCCCCTCCTCGGCTTTTGTTGTATCATCCTTTGCTTAATTGTTTTCCCCTCCCTGGtttttgatgtatcatccttttTATTAGTTGTTTTGGTGTTTAGATTAGGGTCCCCTCTTTGTCTTGCCTCTGGGATTTTCCATTGTACtctttcttaattaatttttcattcaccaaaaaaaatatagggtaatttacacataccacccctgaggtttaacgaaagtataattttaccccccagttttggataattctgcgtacccccccgaggtttacaaacgttaacacatACACCCATTCCattagtttatgactaacagtgttaaaatcaaggggtaaagttacaaaaatgcctttgaaagaaaaaaaacctgcaactcatcttccccaaatcgtttagggtttgaaaaaaagggaagatgaattgcagcTATAACTTACCGATAATAAATTGGTAGTGCCGATGGTTAGTTCCGGCTCGGGGCATGCAGGGTAGTAGCGACACAGAAAGACATGCCCATCGGTGCAACCCATGTTTGCCAAGTGGTGGGGGCTTAGTCCCAATGTCTCCGACAGTAACCCAAACAAAACATTCCCAATTCTAATAACTTGCTTGTTGTACTCCACCATTATATCTCTAGCAGATTAATCAAACTAAAATAGTGACAATCCCCATAGTATTGAGAGTTTGAGACTAACTAAAACACAGATCTATGAGGAACAAGTAGCATCTGAACAACAATTTCACTAATGATAGACAGAGTCAGATTTCAAAATCTCGATTCCTTGTTGGGTAGTTCCATGCGAACCAGATCGGGCTGCCATTGCTGTTCTTGTCTGGTAAGCCAACATCGATGAATAGGCGACGAGGGTACTGTTCTAAAGAATCACCCATTAGGTCAGGGAGGTATTTGGTCCTCTTCAAGTACTTGTTGCTCTGTTTCACTGAAGAAGCTCGTGGCGGTTCAAGCAGGACGTCTTCCAGGCCATTCAATGCTGCCCTCTTGCCTTCTGATGACGATGCACAGAGACGCCTCTTCGTCTGTGAATTTGTCTCAGCAGGGCCGGTCTTCTCAACGCCAAGACCGTGGATTCGAACTGCCTGAGATACATGATTTTGTAATTCGATGGTTTGTAGAAGGCGTTCGAGGGATTGTTGCTCAATTGAATGGCAACGATTCCGCCAGTCTTGAGGATTCGATCGATGAACTCGCCGGCAATGAAGCCAGACGCGATGACGAAATCAAATGTGCCATCTAGGATTGAGTTCTGTCTCTCGGCATCGGATTCAGAGACGAGATCCATGTCGTGGGCTTTCAAGATCTGGGCACCGTGAGTTGTAACTTCGTCGCCATCGCCGTGTTGGATCACAAAGAGGGCTTTGTCGCCCGATTTGAAGAGACCCTCGCTGGTGAAGTCGTGAAGGAGCACAGGCAACAGTGATTCACCATGGATGCGAGCCTCAGAAGTTACAGAACTGTAAGTTAAGGAAGAATCCCGAATGACCATTGATCCAAGCCAgggagaagtgataatggccaAAGCCAGAAGCACCGATCGAGCGATGACCGTAAGAACCCTTGAATCGGGTAGCTTAATTATGAGCTGATCGTGAGGAGTCACAGTGATTCCACCTCTGTGCAGGTGCTTGATCCTACACTGGGTCATGGTGGGTCGAAATCTTGGAACCAaccccatttcttcttcttcttcaaaatttttGCTTTTAAGTGTCGAGAATTCGATCTGAATTCTTCAGAATGCAGgtgaggaagggaagaagagagagtgtcGCAGGTTTTGCTAGTAAATGGGCTTTTTGGTTTTACAGACGACGATGATGAtatcagagaaagaaagaaactaggGGACAGAGATGATTCAGGCGAgaggagagggaagagaagTTAGTGAGTGCAAAACCTGGAAGCGGTGTGGTTTCCACCCACGAGGGCCACTCGGATGCTTTGGATTCTTGACCAAAGGAGCATCAACTGCCTAAACCTCTGAACTTCCATTATTTCCGACCAAACCTCCCCAGATTGAAGAAGGATTTTCCTAAGCAGCCAGggtttgtttcttcctttttaacGGGACTGCgataggaggaggagaagaagaaagaacgaACTATGGGAGAACAAGAATTGCAggaatcttctttcttcttctttcttcttctcggCTGTTGTTTGTTTGGAatggagagagtgagagggtgATTTATTGAGTGAGCCGATGGAATTCAGTTGGATTAAGAAGGGAAAGAGGTGAGCTGTTTGGGGTTGGGAGTTTAGGGTTATActtgcaattcatcttcccttttttttaaaccctaaacaatttggggaagatgagttacgggttttttttcttgcaagggcatttttgtaactttaccccttgattttaacactgttagtcataaactgacggaatgggtgtatgtgttaacgtttgtaaacctcagggggtacgcagaattatccaaaactggggggtaaaattatactttcgctaaacctcagggatggtatgtgtaaattacccaaaaatatATAGTTGGTAGTATATGTTGTACGCTACTAtatacattctctaatatggcCTATTCCACACGAATTTTAGTACtagaaccatagttgtcatggcgtcgccatggcgtcctggcgttgggagagggggcatatcgagctacgccatggtggatgtcaatatatcgctcgatatggcttccatggcgacgccatggcgtcgccatggacgccataccacgatatgttggcatatcggtcgatatttgtacatataaaagttagattaaaatttttttttttaaaccatttaatagcttagatgctttgctccaaatcacatacactaaagaaagactattgctatcaagcttcagaaacagttagcctatcatttgatttttactattgctttcaattatttgataggttaatctatattttcaatttttcatactttcatatacactaatggatattagttacactttcatgaattaaaccatagtggcatagtatattagtagtagtgtagtacactttcatgttgatttttgatgttataggacatatattatagcatactaaatgacattaaaaatacagaaaataaaaaattaaacatggtcgacatgctcgccatggcaacgccatggcgggcgacatgtcgatatatcgacgtgacacccttccaccgacttggatcgccgtgacgccgtgacaactatgactagAACACAATGTAATGCAATTAAAAGAACTTAAATGCATTAGGACTGAATAAACATAAAGttataaaccatttcataatcatacatcATGCATGGTTCATCACAAAGAGTTAAAGATATGGGTATCAAGAATACAAGCAAGTCGCCCCTATGCCCATCCTAGAGTCCTAGTACCACATCAAGTTTCGAGCAGGATCAAAACCACTAGAATGTTTCTGTTGCCGCCGACGAAGCAAGTTATCCTCTGACTATATCATAAAAGTTGGCAATGCCCAAATACTTGTTCCAACCTTGTACGGCAGTGATTTGGCAAAGAAGTCGCAAAAAATAAggtttctccctcttctctattAAAACTGATGAAATGAATGAAACTACACTTCTAATGTTAAAGTGTAGTAACCTTTTGACTAAAATATCGGTGAAACACCGAAATGTCGACCGAAGTTTGGACATTTCTATGTATTGCATACAATTTCGTTTCGACATCtgtcgaaaccgaaatattttggaaatttcggcAAAATCTTGAACTATGAGATTCTGTACGACACCTCAGTGCTGTTGTCTTTTTAGTCAATATTTGAAGCTTTTATAAGGTTGCAAAGCATGATCTGTTGGTTAAAATGCCATCTGTTTTTGATACGTACCAAGCTTATTCTAATAGAAATGATCTACATGCAAAACATTTTCACATATCATGTATCATTCGATACTGGGGTCACTTGATACAAGCAGTTTTGGATTCTCATACTATTGCTAACTTGATTTTGCAGTAAGATTTTGTAATGATGAGTCTGAATCTTTGATAGACAACTAATCCTTGTACCCACAGCTGATGGCTTCGATTTGTTGCAATAGTTATCTTCACAATCTTCTAAAGTAGGAAGGAATGTGGTAAGCTGTGTTTCTGTCTTTTATTATAGATGTGGATTGACAAAAGCCCTTAAAAGTAGTTATGCAAGGAGTTAGTAATATACTAGTATAGAGTATAGACAGGATTGACTAACAACCCTTTAAATTGTAAAGCAAGGAGTTGTTACTTGTTAGTCACCCTTTGAGTTTTATTTGCTCTGTGGCTCTACCTTAGTAAGTTGCATTTTGAAGTTAACTGTGTTCAGGAAGCCTAGTCATGAAGCATGAGACATATGGAACATGTTTAATGATGcttactgatgcagattcatcaccaaaataggcttgttttattaggaataagtctagggttgggttctatacatattgggcctttggtcccatgggttttcaatgtaataggtcatttttatggacctaaagtaggggtacataggttgcatacgagattagctctatacttagtttattttgatgttttagtgttttaaattgaaccggtccaaaactAGTTTGAACCAGCGATTCAATCTAAGTGAGTTGAGtcacctttcttttattttctttcattataAGTTGGGTCCACACCTCTCCATGAATTTGAGAGGTTGTGAAATGTAATTAAAGTCGGCTAGGAGCTTTACACTCCTAGGCTGATTAGGAATATGGCCTATGGCCactataaataaaacaattcgGTGGGGGGGGGTTTATTCTCACCtctgaattttgaaaaaaacctcTCTTTGGAGCTGCTGCTTTGCAACTTGTTCTTCATTGCTGAAGATTGTCTTGTGTGTGATCAagactggtgggattggtgtttgatccaatcgacaccttgccgTGTGAagcttgggtggttctcctCAAGTTCTATTTTTTAGTTTCAGTCAAGGACTCAATTTTATTCAATCTACGTCaacaacaagctgctgccaataactttctgccattacaagtaagtctgaaacattccccatcccccaatgcttcttctaatcctctacagccccaaaccCTAGCATTCCCCCTTTGCTTTTTAGTTTTCCCAAAACCGTAAAACCTGCACTGACCAATCCACCTGTCAAAAAACCTACCAAACCAGAGCCGAATTACCCTCTCTGCCCCTCTTGCACTCGATCCTAAGCCCAGCCACCATctcccattaaaaccctaacatcccaccttctcaaatcaaaacccaaaaccctaatttctgcccagcccaaaccaaccgtcagaacagtctacaaatctgactgattatccctcataccctcctaagaaaaccattcaagtttggttaacttatgcccagccaaaccctagaaatccatcttttcctcttttcaaaaatccgaaaccctaaccttaacTTGCTGcctattcaagtttacacactttccatccatcaaaacatctcaggaccttcaccggtagactcccctacctcaacttgGCATAACCCATacatgaaaccctaaccctaatttcaccaaaaaccctatttttgacctagccgaatcGCCTGTTCATAATAGATCCTGGTTttctggctcctagttggtctcctgccactctaggactacattacatacATTTGAAACATAGGATTTAAAATGAGGGGTTTATTCAACTCTTTTTCTCAGTTAGTCTGGAAGGGCTTTAGGGTTGGATCTTATGACAATATCAAAGCTTAGTGAACCAGCAAAcagagaagatgatgaagtgaagagagagagtAACATCTATTGCAGTAGCCTATTGTTTATCTTAAGATAATTACCTACTCTTAGTCGGAATCCTACTAAGTGTGAAAGTAAAATTACTATAGAAACAAATAACGTATCTAGCCTAAAGCCTAATTACAAAAAGAAAGTATAAAgacaattaaattaaactattagACTAGACTATCCTATGGTACACTAGTCCATGGACCAGCacttaatgtagctctaaataggaggcAGTCCTATTAGAGGCCAGGTGAACAATGGTTCTGAAATTGATCAGCCGATTGGGGCAAAGTAGGCTGATTTGactcaaaattagggttaggtaagaggaatgaatgaatgtgatatatgataatgatgggcaggtctaaaggaagctaatggtataggATTTGaataggtttaaaaaaaaaaaaaaatttctgaaattctagggttagggtttcgggttttgggaattaGAACTTAGAGTGAAATTACGGTTTTTAATGGAAGTTTAGGGCTAGGGTTAGGATCGAATTTTCCAGGTAGGGAggggaaggttcgatccaaGTATGAGAGGTTTTTAATGGTTGGAAGTACTGATTCTAGAATTTTAGGATTTttggggtttaatggagttgggggattttagggtttgagagaCAAATAAGGCAGCAGCTTGGGGTCGAGTATAGGTAGTGGTATGAAGGGGCTGTGGTCTGAATCTGATTGAATTCTGATAATGGATGAAGGTTTAATGTAacttagatgatctagggtttaaccCATTCATGCAGGCAATATTACTTGTATTTGAATCCCGCAAAAGGACTATGAAGTGAATCGTAATCGCTTTCGATTTGCTCTTATTGGGAGGGTTAATTTTCGCCTCGCATCGTTGGATGATTTGAGAAAGGAGGCGAAAGTGAAGTGGAATCTCAAACAAGGGGTAATCATGCATCCATTGGGGAGGGGATTTGTGATTTTCCAATTCTCTTTTGAAGGAGATATGGTGGAGGTTTGGAGATGTAGCCCTGTGCGCTTCAATAATCAGGCTATCAGGTTCCAGCATTGGAAGCCTGATTTTAATATACATGAGCAGAAGGTCCTTACCAAGCTCgtttgggtgaggttcccagaTCTGTCTCTCGAATATTGGCATGAAAACGTGCTTCTGTCCATGGCCAAGGCTGTGGGCAGACCTGTAGCTCTTGATCGTCGTACCCGGCAGGGTCTGCTCGGCCATTTTGCTCGAGTGCTTGTTGAGATAGACGCAGGAGATTCTTCAACTTGTGTTGAAGAGTTTCAAGTAGAACGATTTGAACCTGGTTCTACCAAGGAATTTTGTTTCACTCAGAAGGTGATTTATGAGGATGGATTGCAAAGGTGCGGGTATTGTAGAAGGTTGGGACATCAAAGCTCCCTTTGTCATCAGAAGAGGATGGATGAACttcatcaacaagagaaggacagAGAGGTGTCAATCCCTGGTGCTATCTacgttggagaagatggagttAACTCGGTTAAGTCGAAGTCCAACTTGATGGGTGGATTGGCCAGAAAATCTCTCTCACAAGGCAAGAATTCATTTTCTCCTAATTCTAAGGCACCAGCTGGTCATGAGGGGATTGTTGTTTCCAATTTGGTTGCAGCTATTCAAGGGAGGGAGAACTCTTATAATGGTATGACTCTTGGTGAGAATTCAATTTCTCCTCAATCTCCCAATTTGACGCAAAGTGGGAacgataaggatacatttttaAATGTTGGAGAAGTTCATGTAGTTGATTCCATTAGGCCACCTTCTTCTCATCCTACCCATGGCGGAGGAATGGAGAACTCGCCGGCTTTTTCAGGGGTGCCGGATTTTGCAGTTGCGGAGGGCTTGAGAGGACAGACGTTAAGGTTAGGGAGTCTAATTTTAATGAGGTAGAATCAGTTCAAAGATTGGATTCTCATGGGTCAGGTTGTGACCAATCTGATCAAGAGGAGGTGCAAGGCGGGTGGACTCAGGTGTTGGGTCGGAAAAATTGTGATGGCCGTAGGAATGCCCCTCGAGGTGGCCGTGTGGGTTGCTGTATGACAACTCCAGTTATTGGTAGAACTTGACGTCAAAAGAAGGCAAAGCCTGGTGTTAAAGCGGTGGACACGTCAATAGAAAAACCTCTGGTTGAAAAGGAGACCGCATCTCCCTTTTCACCAGAGGAGGAGGCTCTTTTGGCTCGTGTGGCTTTTGATCGGCCTGGTGTATATGCTGAGATCCCCCGACGATCAAATAGGGCAAGGACCCCCTCGGTGTGCCTCGCAGATCCCTCGTAGCCTTGTTTTATTATTCCTCTCGGGTAAGCGAGTGGCTTGAAGCCCTCGCCAATATGGTTTAGGACTGAGTCCCCCTTTGTAAGCGTTAGCTTTCTTTGCCAGTATTCTGTCATAGGCTTGTTTGCCCCCTtttatattttcaataaaatttctcttttctgaaaaaaaagaaaaaaaaaagggtttaaaGGAATCGATGGGATAATGGAGGATAGGgttggaggaggagaagaagaatggaatgaATGAAATTATTTAACTGACTTACTTGTTAAAGGTGATCTccaatggaggcagcagctcTGTGATAGGAGGATAAAACCACCTCCCagctgaagaagatcctcccagccgtcacggcgtaaggagtcaaccggattccgcCAGTCCCTTTCCATCTTgatatccacaaggatgcacacactcacaagggagcaatggagcagcagcaatggcagctaACACACGgaattttaattcaaataatCTGTGAGGGAGCCCCCCCGATTTCTAATATTATAATAGAGGCTAAtgccaaatcctagtacaatCTAATCACCCCTCCCTCACAAATCGTGGAAGGGTGTGGTTATAATCTAAAGCTATTAACTTAAAGCAGTAAAATGTCTTAACTATCCCTAttaacttaagttaaaaaacacttagctaaataacttaaattggcccaattgaaccaattggatgcaaccaattttaaaccggttcaatttaaataacagaaaataaagtATGGAATAGAAATACTAGAATGTAAACCTAAACTATGGCTCCCTAATatcaggacttcttcttcttcttcttcctacttggtgcTACATCAACCCTCCCTGACTTAAAagcattcatctccgatgagtGGTTGGCGATCATAGAATAGTCATTCAAATCGGGATCAAGTCTCTTAAGATCATCCTCAGCAGATGGCTTAAGCTTGTAGGTGTACAACAGCTCTTTGACGGATGGAGAAGGCTGGAATTCTGGCTGGACAGCAGTCTCTTGAAGCATCACATGAACACCTCTTGGATCATTACCTTTGTCTTCAAAATAAGCAGCCGCATCTTCATCATTATCAGCAGGATAAGCATCGAAACccttttcttcatcatcattgtgGGCTCCTTCTTTTTCAGCCACGTTGATGGacttcttcttgtgtgggcagtccctagcaATATGCCCCTTGTCTTGACAGTAGTACTGACATTACGTCCCATAGGAGCTTTGCCCTTATCATCAACACATGGGGGAATAGTAGGGCGAGAGGTGCTGCCTATAGAAGGACCCTGTCGTGAGGTGTTGGTGTTGATGTAAGccggcttggaagtagaacccgGCTGTTTGCTTGAAGCTAGTAGCTCCTTtgctttcaaggccttctcaaagcaATCTCGAATGTCTGTAACTTCAACCACCCCAATTGCCCTGTTGATCTCACTTGTCAAACCCAACCTGAACCGGGAAAGCATCTGGATGCCCGCCTCTCCAATACCAGTGCGAGAAGAAAGGGCATCGAATTTCCTCATGTACTCAAATACAGTCATGGTTCCTTGGCGGAGGGAATTGAATTGATCCTGTAATtgagacctgaagtgccttggcAAATATTTCTTACTAAGGTCgtatttcatgtcttcccaagtgcggGGTGCAGTACCATCaaagtccatctctctttcagtGGTTCTCCACCACTCATGTGCTGGTCCGACAAGTTTAGTACGGACTAGCTTCATTTTCCTCTCTTCAGACAGATCATACCAGTTAAAATAATCATCTAGGGCAACAatccaatcataaaatacctgagGGTTAGGATCACCATCGAACTCTCTCAATTCAAGCTTCACTTTCTGGTTGTCAGTGTGGCGACGATTGTGACCTTgttctccagtgaagtaggacctcatataTTCCTCAAAAGTGGGCTGGTTACCTCTATTTCTGTCccggtcttctctatctctgtctttGTAGCCTCTATGTCGATCTCTGTATTCTTGGGAAGGCTTACTGTTACCTCTGGTCTATCCCGATGATCTCTGTAATGGTATTCGTCATCTTTGTCATTCCTGAATCTATCTCTATGATCTTTGGGTTCATCTCTATGAACTCTATATCCATCTCTGTGATCTCTGGGTTCATCTCTGTGAACTCTGTATCCATCTCTGTGATCTCTGTGATCCCCATCTCTGTCAGGTAGTCTCTGCAGCACTGAATGGAGCTGGTACCTATCTTCCTCTATGGGTTAG
The sequence above is a segment of the Telopea speciosissima isolate NSW1024214 ecotype Mountain lineage chromosome 7, Tspe_v1, whole genome shotgun sequence genome. Coding sequences within it:
- the LOC122667150 gene encoding uncharacterized protein LOC122667150, with translation MGLVPRFRPTMTQCRIKHLHRGGITVTPHDQLIIKLPDSRVLTVIARSVLLALAIITSPWLGSMVIRDSSLTYSSVTSEARIHGESLLPVLLHDFTSEGLFKSGDKALFVIQHGDGDEVTTHGAQILKAHDMDLVSESDAERQNSILDGTFDFVIASGFIAGEFIDRILKTGGIVAIQLSNNPSNAFYKPSNYKIMYLRQFESTVLALRRPALLRQIHRRRGVSVHRHQKARGQH